In the genome of Bordetella avium, the window GACGGTGTTCAGGGTGGCGCCCTTGATGCAGGCGTTGTCGTGTTCAGCAATAACAAGTACGGACATGATGCTTATCTCCCGGACGCCTAGATGACCTTGGCTGCGTTTTTGAGTTTGTCGATCAGCGTCGCCACATCGGGGACCTTTATGCCCGCGCTGCGCTTGGCCGGTTCGGCCACCCTCAGGGTCTTGAGGCGGGGGGTCACATCTACGCCCAGATCTTCGGGCTTGACGGTATCCAGCGGTTTCTTCTTGGCCTTCATGATGTTGGGCAGGGTGACGTAGCGGGGCTCGTTCAGGCGTAAGTCGGTGGTGATGACGGCAGGTAGGGACAGGCTCAGGGTTTCCAGGCCGCCATCCACTTCGCGGGTGACGCTGACCCTGCCGTTCGCCACTTCGACCTTGGAGGCAAAGGTGGCTTGGGGCAGGTCCGCCAAGGCGGCCAGCATCTGGCCGGTTTGATTGCAATCGTCGTCAATCGCCTGCTTGCCCAGGATCACCATGCCGGGTTGCTCTTTGTCCACCAGGGCTTTGAGCAGCTTGGCTACGGCCAGGGGCTGGAGCGTTTCGTCGGTTTCCACGAGGATGGCGCGGTCGGCGCCGATGGCCATGGCGGTGCGCAGGGTTTCCTGGCTCTGGGGCACGCCGCAGGATATGGCGATCACTTCGCTGACGACGCCCTTTTCCTTCAAACGCACGGCCTCTTCGACGGCGATTTCGTCGAAGGGGTTGATGCTCATCTTGACGTTGCCGATGTCGACACCACTGCCATCGGACTTCGTATGGACTTTGACGTTGTAGTCCACGACACGCTTGACGGCTACGAGAACTTTCATGAGAGGCTTTCAGGTTTGTCCCGCCCTGTGGGCCGGACATGATGGAGGGCGTTGCAGGCAGGGCATGAGGCCAGCCGCCCGCACGAGAAAAACTTCCTTAGCGGCGCTCAGGCGGCAGCCATGCGGGCGGCGTGCTGACCGGCAATACGGCCAAAGACCGAACCCGAGGTCAGGCCCGCGCCACCGGGGTATTTGCTGAAGTACAGGCCACCGACCATTTCACCGGCAGCGTAGAGGCCGGGCATGGGGAAACCTTCTTCGTCCAGGACTTCCGCCTGCGGCGTGATCGCCACGCCGGCATAGGTGCAGGTGATGCCACAGCTCACCTCGTAAGCGACAAACGGCCCCTGTTCCAGCGGCAGTGCCCAGTTGCTCTTGTTGACGGCCAGCCCCCTGGTGCAGCGGCCGTCGAGCACGGCGGGATTGAAAGGCAGGCTGCGGTCCACGGCGTCGTTGAACGCCTTGAGCGTTTGCAGCAGGCGTGGCGCATCCACCCCGTCAAACTGCGCCACCAGCGCTTCCAGCGTGTCAGCTTGATAACGGGTGGCATGGCGCACGCGGTATTCGTCCGGCAGCAGCTTCGCGCCCACGGCATCAAAAATCTGCCAGCCTCGGGCATTGGGCTGTTGCAGCATGGCGGCCCCCATGCGCGAATAGGTGTAATTGCGGAAGTTCTCGCCTTCGTCTACAAACCGTTCTCCCAGCGTGTTGACCACCACGCCCAGATTGAAATAGTTTTTTTGTTGGTTGAGCAGGTTGGGCTGGCCGAACTCGGGCGCATTCGCGTCATAGAACACGCTGTGGCAGGCCGTCCAGTGACCGGCTGCGCGCGCGCCCATGTCCAGCGCCGCCTGAATGGCCAGGCCGGTGTTGTAGCGCGAGCCACGCACCTTCGCCAGGTCCCAGTTCTTACCCAGATAGCTGGCACGCCACTGGGCATTGGCGTGGTAGCCGCCGGCGGCCAGAATGACTGCGCCGGCACGCAGCCGCAGCGTCTGGCCCTTGTGGGAAGCCACCACACCGCAGACCCTGCCATTTTCCACGATCAGCTCGGTCATCTTGTGGTCGTAGGCAATGCGGATACCCAGCTTCTCGGCCTTGGTGAATAAAGCATCCACCAGACCGGCACCGCCGCCGGATACTTCCACCGTCAGGCCGCCCCAGAACTTGTTTTTACCATCGACCAGGAAGGACTGACGGCCATGAATGGGAATGAAGCGCACGCCATGGCTGCGCATCCATTGCAGGGTCTCGAAGCTGCGGTTGACCAGCACTTCGACCAGATCGCCATCGGCGCGCATGCCGCTCATTTCGATCAGTTCATCAAAATACTGCGAGGCTGGGTAGGCGCCGAAATCGGATTTCGCCAGTTCGTCTGCGGACAGGTCCGGCACCAGCTTCTGAATGTCTTCCACACCGTCATACGCCACGCGGAACGCGCCGCCCGTATAGGCTGAATTACCGCCGCGCGCGCTTTCCGGCGCCCGTTCGAGCACCAGCACGCTAGCGCCCTGCTCGGCTGCAGCGAGGGCGGAACACAGGGCGGCATTACCAGCGCCGACTACCAGAACATCCACCGATTTGGCTAGGTTGGAATCACTCACAAGACCTCCAGAAACAAGCACCTATCCGCAGGGCGGCGCAACCGGCCTGCAAAAAACGCTAAAGCCTCTATGGCTTCGAACTGGCGGCAGTCTAGGGAGGGGGCGCCGGCTTGCACAGACCGCGCCGGCGAAAGAAGAATTCGGTAAGTCCGAACAAGCGGCTTGTCACGGGGAGAGCTAGGTCTGCGCAAGCTGCCGGTCCAGCCGAAATGATTATTCGGCCTGGCGCGCTTGGTCAGGCCGGGCTGCGCGAGGACACTCCCGGTTATTCAAGCCACCTCTTGCACCATTTCAATGAACGTACTGATCATTCTTTCGGGCATTGCGGACGCCAAGCTGCCACTTCCTCGGCCGGTCAGCGCCGAAACCATGCAGGCATTGCGTGCGGGCCATGCCCTGCTGAGCCCCTTTGACGAGGCGGCTCTGGAGCTGGGCCTGAAACTGCGCGATGCAGACCCCTCAGTGCAGCTCACAGCCCTGGTGGCGGCCAACACCGCCCAGGACAAGTTGCTGCAACACGTCGCCAGCTTCCGTCTGGATGCCGTGCTGGCCTACTCCGTGCAGCAGATTCCGGCATGGAACAGCCGCGCCCTGGCGGCCGGTCTGAGCGGTTTTGTGCAAGCCCAGATAGGTGACACCCTGGATCTGGTGCTGATCGGCCGCGAATTCGGCGACGAGGACGACGGCGGTGTCCCTGCCGCCACGGCCTACGCGCTGGGCTGGCCCCTGGTGTCTCAGGCCATGCATGTACAGCAGGCCGGCCCGGGTTTGCTGCATATCTTGCGCCAGTTCGGCACGGTGCAGGAAGTGCTGACGCAGCCCACCCCTGTCGTGGCCGCCGTCACGAACCATGCACGCAACAAGCTGCGCCATCCTCTACTCAAGAACGTGATGACTGCCAAAAAAATGCAGTTCATGCTGCAGCCGCTGCCGCAGAACAGTGCCCCGGCATCCCTGACACTGGGCGCCATGGGCCTGGCTAGCGCCCCCGAGCGCGCCGAGCCCTGCCAGATGATCGCCGGTGATGTGAGCATCCAGGCGCGCGCCCTGGCGGCGCTGCTTTTGACTTCCGGAGAGACAGCATGACACCGCCCCGCCAAATCGTTCTGGTTTTACCCCCTGCCGACTGTTGTGACGCCCCCTATGCCCTGTTGCAGG includes:
- a CDS encoding electron transfer flavoprotein subunit beta/FixA family protein; the protein is MKVLVAVKRVVDYNVKVHTKSDGSGVDIGNVKMSINPFDEIAVEEAVRLKEKGVVSEVIAISCGVPQSQETLRTAMAIGADRAILVETDETLQPLAVAKLLKALVDKEQPGMVILGKQAIDDDCNQTGQMLAALADLPQATFASKVEVANGRVSVTREVDGGLETLSLSLPAVITTDLRLNEPRYVTLPNIMKAKKKPLDTVKPEDLGVDVTPRLKTLRVAEPAKRSAGIKVPDVATLIDKLKNAAKVI
- the tcuA gene encoding FAD-dependent tricarballylate dehydrogenase TcuA, whose translation is MSDSNLAKSVDVLVVGAGNAALCSALAAAEQGASVLVLERAPESARGGNSAYTGGAFRVAYDGVEDIQKLVPDLSADELAKSDFGAYPASQYFDELIEMSGMRADGDLVEVLVNRSFETLQWMRSHGVRFIPIHGRQSFLVDGKNKFWGGLTVEVSGGGAGLVDALFTKAEKLGIRIAYDHKMTELIVENGRVCGVVASHKGQTLRLRAGAVILAAGGYHANAQWRASYLGKNWDLAKVRGSRYNTGLAIQAALDMGARAAGHWTACHSVFYDANAPEFGQPNLLNQQKNYFNLGVVVNTLGERFVDEGENFRNYTYSRMGAAMLQQPNARGWQIFDAVGAKLLPDEYRVRHATRYQADTLEALVAQFDGVDAPRLLQTLKAFNDAVDRSLPFNPAVLDGRCTRGLAVNKSNWALPLEQGPFVAYEVSCGITCTYAGVAITPQAEVLDEEGFPMPGLYAAGEMVGGLYFSKYPGGAGLTSGSVFGRIAGQHAARMAAA